The proteins below are encoded in one region of Pseudomonas putida S13.1.2:
- a CDS encoding general secretion pathway protein GspK, which translates to MKRQRGAALLLALWVIALLSVLLGGLAVAVQLQQRQALWQGRQTQAALAAQAGLELAVANLLGHGPQRWQPDGQLHAEQFAGSTLRIRVTSERGKLDLNATPVAPLERLLRAAGASAARAKTITHALRTRRNQVPLRMLEEFRQLPRMDYALYQRVLPSITVWAGTAEPDPGLVEPQLARALGLRRGQGQASDPGQILSVYSEATLAGGFAAHVQATFVLLPAHAGGKPYRVLRWQE; encoded by the coding sequence GTGAAGCGCCAGCGCGGTGCCGCGCTGTTGCTGGCGTTGTGGGTGATCGCGCTGCTGAGCGTGCTGCTCGGTGGCCTGGCCGTGGCCGTGCAACTGCAACAGCGCCAGGCCCTCTGGCAAGGCCGCCAGACCCAGGCGGCACTGGCCGCACAGGCCGGCCTGGAGCTGGCCGTGGCCAATCTGCTGGGGCACGGGCCCCAGCGCTGGCAGCCCGATGGCCAACTGCATGCCGAGCAGTTCGCCGGCAGCACCCTGCGCATCAGGGTTACCAGCGAACGCGGCAAGCTCGACCTCAACGCGACCCCGGTCGCACCGCTCGAACGTCTGCTGCGCGCCGCTGGCGCCAGCGCCGCTCGGGCCAAAACCATCACCCACGCTTTAAGGACGAGGCGCAACCAGGTACCCCTGCGAATGCTCGAAGAATTTCGCCAACTGCCCCGCATGGACTATGCGCTCTACCAGCGCGTGCTGCCGTCGATAACCGTGTGGGCCGGCACCGCCGAGCCCGACCCGGGCCTGGTCGAGCCGCAACTGGCCCGTGCGCTCGGCCTTCGCCGGGGCCAAGGCCAGGCCTCCGACCCCGGGCAGATCCTCAGCGTCTACAGCGAGGCGACCCTGGCAGGTGGCTTTGCCGCGCATGTGCAGGCCACCTTCGTGCTGCTACCGGCCCACGCGGGTGGCAAACCGTATCGCGTGTTGCGGTGGCAGGAATGA